The following proteins are encoded in a genomic region of Chloracidobacterium sp.:
- a CDS encoding ThiF family adenylyltransferase, translating to MNERYGRQMLFRAIGAEGQERLSQARVLLIGCGALGASHAESLARAGVGTLRIVDRDFVELTNLQRQVLFDECDAADRVPKAVAAKERIARINSSVSVEAIVADINNSNIGSLLDEVDVVIDGSDNFQVRYLVNDACVKYDVPWIYGAAVSSYGTTMTIRPHKTPCLRCVFPEMPDAGTSPTCDTAGVLMPIVTTISAIETTEAIKLLIGDLDALHGSLMQIDIWANERHNIRLGLPDADCKCCCGGIYEFLDAGEGEFADVLCGRNAVQLAPRAAAGFDLEALAERLQFSTAVTLNGYLLRFTSGGNEITVFRDGRAIVSGTDDITAARTLYDRFIGT from the coding sequence ATGAACGAACGATATGGTCGGCAAATGCTATTTAGGGCGATCGGGGCCGAAGGGCAGGAAAGGCTTTCGCAGGCACGCGTGCTGTTGATCGGGTGCGGAGCACTCGGCGCCTCACACGCGGAGTCGCTTGCAAGAGCCGGTGTGGGCACGCTTCGCATCGTTGATCGCGATTTTGTCGAATTGACCAACCTCCAGCGGCAAGTGCTTTTTGATGAGTGCGATGCGGCGGATCGTGTGCCGAAGGCAGTAGCCGCCAAAGAAAGGATCGCGAGGATCAACAGCAGCGTCAGCGTCGAGGCAATAGTTGCCGATATAAATAATTCCAATATCGGATCATTGCTCGATGAAGTTGACGTTGTCATCGACGGCAGTGATAACTTTCAGGTGCGCTACCTCGTCAATGATGCCTGCGTAAAGTATGACGTACCGTGGATCTACGGAGCGGCCGTCTCGTCGTACGGTACGACGATGACGATACGTCCGCATAAGACGCCTTGTTTGCGATGCGTGTTCCCGGAGATGCCCGACGCAGGAACATCGCCGACCTGCGATACGGCGGGCGTTTTAATGCCGATCGTTACGACGATCTCGGCTATAGAAACAACAGAGGCGATCAAACTGCTTATCGGCGATCTTGACGCACTGCACGGTTCGCTGATGCAGATCGATATTTGGGCTAACGAGCGGCACAATATCCGGCTGGGCCTGCCGGATGCGGACTGCAAATGCTGCTGCGGCGGCATATATGAATTTCTCGATGCCGGGGAAGGCGAGTTCGCCGATGTACTTTGCGGGCGAAACGCAGTGCAACTCGCTCCAAGAGCGGCTGCGGGTTTTGATCTCGAGGCTCTTGCCGAGCGGCTTCAGTTCTCAACGGCTGTTACGTTGAACGGCTATTTGCTTCGCTTTACAAGCGGCGGCAACGAGATCACCGTCTTTCGCGATGGCAGGGCTATTGTCTCGGGAACTGACGACATCACGGCGGCACGTACGCTCTACGACCGATTCATTGGTACATAG
- a CDS encoding methyltransferase domain-containing protein: protein MFKKSDEIKQGHWILARMGKRVLRPGGKELTTALINSLDITPKDDIVEFAPGMGFTAGLALEHHPHTYVGVDADQDVIERLKEKLDKPNREFVLGNAAETGLPEDSKDKVYGEAMLTMHADHRKSEIIREAHRILKKGGLYGIHELGLVPNNIDDDTKSEIQRELAQVIKVNARPLTENEWKALLENEGFKVVKIISNPMHLLEPKRVIDDEGFFRSLKIAFNVLTHPKARKRIMAMRKVFRKYDSKINSVAIVAQKA, encoded by the coding sequence ATGTTCAAGAAAAGCGATGAAATAAAACAAGGACATTGGATACTGGCCCGCATGGGCAAAAGGGTGCTGCGGCCGGGCGGCAAAGAGCTGACGACCGCACTAATAAACTCGCTGGATATCACCCCGAAGGATGACATTGTCGAATTCGCACCGGGCATGGGTTTTACGGCGGGACTTGCCCTCGAGCACCATCCGCACACCTATGTCGGCGTCGATGCGGATCAGGATGTGATCGAGCGTTTGAAAGAAAAGCTCGACAAACCGAATCGCGAGTTCGTCCTCGGGAACGCTGCCGAGACGGGGCTGCCCGAAGACTCAAAGGACAAGGTCTATGGCGAAGCCATGCTGACCATGCATGCGGACCATCGCAAGTCCGAGATCATCCGCGAAGCACATCGGATCCTAAAGAAAGGCGGGCTGTACGGCATACACGAGCTGGGACTGGTTCCGAACAACATCGACGATGACACGAAAAGCGAGATACAAAGAGAATTGGCTCAAGTCATCAAGGTCAACGCGCGGCCGCTTACCGAGAATGAATGGAAGGCACTGCTCGAAAACGAAGGGTTTAAAGTAGTAAAGATCATCTCGAACCCGATGCATTTGCTCGAACCGAAACGCGTTATTGATGACGAGGGCTTTTTCAGATCATTGAAGATCGCGTTCAATGTCCTCACGCATCCAAAAGCAAGAAAGCGCATCATGGCAATGCGTAAGGTGTTCCGCAAGTACGATTCAAAGATAAACTCTGTCGCGATCGTCGCACAGAAGGCCTAG
- a CDS encoding zinc-ribbon domain-containing protein: MFCPNCGQQNLDGVKFCRKCGTNLDNVSGALVGAASYVHPLNKKGKPIYLESAVTKIFTGLAFLAVAIALAFSQTGRGWWFWMLIPAFGSLGSGVAQYLQLRRSERGMPIAAGNAPQIAGRPADQALPPQQTEPASVEYRYKTGDLVPPSVTDNTTRHLSGEERTIQLPKD; encoded by the coding sequence ATGTTTTGCCCGAATTGCGGACAACAGAATCTTGACGGCGTAAAATTCTGCCGTAAGTGCGGCACCAACCTCGACAATGTGTCGGGCGCCCTTGTCGGAGCCGCGAGCTATGTGCACCCGCTAAATAAAAAGGGAAAGCCGATCTATCTCGAAAGCGCCGTTACTAAGATCTTTACCGGCCTTGCGTTCTTGGCGGTCGCGATCGCCCTTGCTTTTTCACAAACAGGAAGGGGCTGGTGGTTCTGGATGCTGATCCCTGCCTTCGGTTCTCTCGGAAGCGGCGTCGCGCAGTATCTGCAATTACGGCGTTCGGAACGAGGAATGCCGATCGCGGCGGGCAATGCACCGCAGATCGCGGGCCGACCGGCCGATCAGGCATTGCCGCCACAGCAAACGGAACCGGCAAGCGTCGAATACCGCTACAAGACCGGCGATCTCGTGCCTCCGTCGGTTACTGATAACACCACTCGGCATCTTTCCGGAGAAGAAAGGACGATACAGCTTCCTAAAGACTGA
- a CDS encoding NAD(P)/FAD-dependent oxidoreductase, with product MGRRPKVVIVGGGFGGLWAAKTLTNKPVDVTLIDRKNHHVFQPLLYQVATAVLSPGEIAQPIRRILAKARNIEVILGEAVDVDAAAKTVVLADDTRVTYDRLIVAAGARHAYFGHDEWEEFAPGLKTIEDAVEIRRRVLLAFELAERDAYLTGRQRQLNFIIVGGGPTGVELAGAIADIARQALAKDFRAIDTRTAHVTLFEGSGHVLGTFGKELAASAKRQLEQIGVEVKLNSFVTEIEPGRVKVGEDWIDYDVVLWATGVAASPLGRMLGVETDKAGRVHVKPDLSLKGHPDIFVIGDMAALLQANGEPVPGVSPAAMQMGRSAARNILAEAKGKPRKDFEYWDKGTMATIGRSKAIAKAFGMKFKGFIAWLMWLFLHVFFLIGFRNRLSVMFAWFWAYLTRERSARLITGDAEELSEGPGKTRKDAVKTARTSA from the coding sequence ATGGGACGCAGACCAAAAGTTGTGATCGTCGGCGGAGGCTTTGGCGGGCTGTGGGCAGCCAAAACGCTCACGAATAAGCCTGTTGATGTTACGCTGATCGATCGAAAGAATCACCACGTTTTCCAACCCCTTCTGTATCAAGTTGCGACCGCGGTGTTGTCTCCCGGTGAGATTGCCCAGCCGATAAGGCGTATCCTTGCAAAAGCACGAAATATCGAGGTGATACTCGGCGAAGCAGTGGATGTTGACGCCGCTGCAAAAACAGTCGTCCTTGCCGATGATACCCGCGTCACGTATGACCGTCTGATCGTCGCGGCCGGTGCGCGGCATGCGTATTTCGGCCACGACGAATGGGAGGAATTCGCTCCGGGCCTCAAAACGATCGAGGATGCGGTAGAGATCCGCCGAAGAGTGCTTCTTGCTTTCGAACTTGCTGAGCGTGATGCGTATCTGACAGGCCGTCAGCGGCAATTGAACTTCATCATCGTCGGCGGCGGCCCGACCGGCGTCGAACTTGCCGGGGCGATCGCCGATATCGCACGGCAGGCACTTGCGAAGGACTTCAGAGCGATCGACACACGCACGGCACACGTTACGCTTTTTGAAGGATCGGGCCATGTACTCGGCACCTTCGGCAAGGAACTTGCGGCCAGTGCCAAGCGTCAGCTCGAACAGATCGGTGTCGAGGTAAAGCTGAACAGCTTTGTTACGGAGATAGAGCCGGGCCGCGTTAAGGTCGGCGAGGATTGGATCGACTACGATGTCGTGCTTTGGGCTACAGGCGTTGCCGCGTCGCCGCTTGGGCGGATGCTCGGTGTTGAGACAGATAAGGCCGGCCGCGTTCACGTCAAGCCTGACCTTTCGCTCAAGGGTCATCCTGATATTTTTGTTATAGGCGATATGGCGGCACTGCTTCAAGCGAACGGCGAGCCTGTTCCGGGCGTTTCGCCTGCTGCAATGCAGATGGGAAGATCGGCTGCTCGGAACATCCTGGCGGAGGCAAAAGGAAAACCTCGAAAGGATTTTGAATATTGGGACAAGGGAACCATGGCCACGATCGGCCGCAGCAAGGCGATCGCCAAAGCTTTCGGCATGAAGTTCAAGGGGTTCATCGCGTGGCTGATGTGGCTTTTCCTCCATGTTTTCTTTCTCATCGGATTTCGCAATCGTCTGTCGGTGATGTTCGCGTGGTTCTGGGCATATTTGACCCGTGAGCGGAGCGCTCGCCTCATCACCGGTGATGCAGAGGAACTTTCGGAAGGCCCCGGAAAGACTCGAAAAGATGCTGTCAAGACTGCCCGGACGTCCGCGTAG
- a CDS encoding prepilin-type N-terminal cleavage/methylation domain-containing protein, with the protein MRSFGRKFRGQQGFNLIELMIVIAIIGLLIAVGGWGWSSMMRSGNETAAAQTLDKIRVLQAQYGSKNRGKFGTFDELIQMVGMDEAFKGERPVVNGYIYTMTVEQQTQSKPAFYSVNADPQVSQGVSATGNIHFYTDSSIGTIRRTDEDRPAKADDPSL; encoded by the coding sequence ATGAGATCATTTGGGCGAAAGTTTCGTGGGCAACAGGGGTTTAACCTTATCGAGTTAATGATCGTCATAGCGATCATCGGGCTTTTGATCGCCGTCGGCGGTTGGGGTTGGTCGTCAATGATGCGTTCGGGCAATGAGACCGCAGCCGCTCAGACGCTCGACAAGATACGCGTCCTGCAGGCACAATACGGTTCGAAGAACCGCGGAAAATTCGGCACATTCGATGAGCTTATCCAGATGGTCGGTATGGACGAGGCGTTCAAGGGCGAGCGGCCCGTAGTGAACGGCTACATTTACACAATGACGGTCGAACAGCAGACGCAAAGCAAGCCTGCGTTCTATTCGGTAAACGCCGACCCGCAGGTGTCGCAGGGTGTTTCCGCAACGGGAAATATTCATTTTTATACCGATTCGTCGATCGGCACGATCCGGCGTACGGATGAGGATCGGCCTGCGAAGGCGGACGATCCGTCGCTCTAA
- the aroE gene encoding shikimate dehydrogenase, with protein sequence MSSGLICLSIACPTAEAALSAALGRNADLVEIRFDAMSAAERDALCERLSTHPELKVIATFRPQEQGGHQNLSIEERLRFWRRSGPQFAMCDIEEDIFDTVSVLPHRILSHHEFNRIPAGVEHTFRRLAAKDPDMVKLAVKADDAVDAVAVWRLLGTDTKAVVIAMGDGGKWTRILGPAYGAEWTYAASGNGTATAEGQVTIDDLTDVYRVKELSRDTTILGIIGDPVSRSYSPYIHNPALHSKGIDAVFIPFLVKGAGEFLKEMVRPETSKSGLRFGGLSVTMPHKQAIIPFLDGLEPEAKTIGAVNTVEVRNGRLIGHNTDAYGFITPLKQKLGGLSGMRAAVFGCGGAARAVVYALRREGVEVKVFARDPEKAAALAAEFTSSYGDIEEGRRSAREYDVVVNATPIGMHNNTAAGLLSADDIRGIKLAFDLVTKPTDTPLIAEAKKADVAHIGGAEMLLAQGVKQFEIWTGIDAPADVMEAGLKDRMALL encoded by the coding sequence ATGAGTAGCGGGCTTATTTGCCTTTCGATCGCTTGTCCTACCGCAGAAGCGGCGCTTAGTGCGGCTCTCGGCCGAAATGCCGATCTCGTAGAGATACGTTTTGATGCGATGAGTGCCGCAGAGCGTGATGCATTATGTGAACGTCTGTCCACTCATCCGGAGCTTAAGGTCATTGCGACCTTTCGTCCGCAGGAGCAAGGCGGCCATCAGAACCTCTCGATCGAAGAAAGACTTCGATTTTGGCGGCGATCCGGCCCGCAGTTCGCAATGTGCGACATCGAAGAAGATATTTTTGATACCGTCAGTGTTCTGCCGCATCGGATCTTGTCGCATCATGAATTCAACCGGATTCCGGCCGGAGTTGAACACACTTTTCGGCGCTTAGCAGCCAAAGATCCGGATATGGTCAAGCTCGCGGTAAAGGCCGACGACGCGGTGGATGCCGTTGCCGTGTGGCGACTGCTCGGCACCGATACAAAAGCGGTCGTGATCGCTATGGGTGATGGCGGAAAGTGGACGCGCATTCTCGGCCCTGCTTACGGTGCAGAATGGACGTATGCCGCGTCGGGAAACGGCACTGCGACGGCTGAGGGACAGGTTACCATCGACGATCTGACAGATGTCTATCGCGTGAAGGAACTCAGCCGCGATACAACGATCCTCGGCATCATCGGCGACCCTGTATCGCGTTCTTACTCACCTTATATCCATAACCCTGCGCTGCATTCAAAGGGCATTGACGCGGTTTTTATTCCGTTTCTGGTTAAGGGTGCGGGCGAGTTTTTGAAGGAGATGGTTCGTCCCGAAACGAGCAAGTCCGGTCTTCGCTTTGGCGGGCTTTCAGTAACGATGCCGCACAAACAAGCCATCATCCCGTTCCTTGACGGCCTTGAGCCCGAAGCCAAGACGATCGGCGCGGTAAATACCGTCGAGGTTCGCAACGGAAGGCTGATCGGCCACAATACGGACGCTTATGGTTTTATCACACCGTTGAAACAGAAGCTCGGCGGCTTGTCAGGAATGCGTGCGGCGGTTTTTGGCTGCGGCGGCGCGGCGCGTGCCGTTGTCTATGCCCTTCGCCGCGAAGGCGTTGAGGTCAAGGTCTTTGCCCGCGATCCGGAAAAGGCCGCTGCGTTGGCAGCGGAATTCACAAGTTCGTACGGAGATATCGAGGAGGGCCGCCGTTCTGCTCGTGAATACGATGTTGTGGTAAATGCGACGCCGATCGGAATGCATAACAACACGGCCGCGGGATTGCTTTCGGCGGATGATATTCGGGGCATCAAACTTGCGTTCGATCTTGTAACAAAACCGACGGACACGCCGCTGATCGCTGAGGCGAAGAAGGCGGATGTTGCACACATTGGCGGAGCCGAGATGCTTTTGGCTCAGGGCGTAAAGCAGTTCGAGATATGGACGGGCATAGATGCCCCGGCCGATGTGATGGAAGCCGGGCTCAAGGATCGAATGGCATTGTTATGA
- a CDS encoding MoxR family ATPase, which produces MNTAEKIAALQESVESVIRGKHEAVKLAMVALLARGHLLIEDVPGIGKTTLANALAKALGLTFKRIQFTSDLLPSDVTGLSVFNQKTGEFEWNAGPIFANVVLADEINRATPKAQSALLEAMAEEQVTADGITRPLPAPFIVIATQNPSEHHGTYPLPESQLDRFMLRLNIGYPHADDEKTLLRDRELSDPIETVRPVIHREDVLELQALAAEVRVDDILLDYLLKIVAETRSPERIRLGASPRASLALFRVAQALALVEGRSYCIADDIKRSVIPCFSHRIVVGSRSGSSASDALNEILDSVPVPV; this is translated from the coding sequence ATGAATACCGCCGAAAAGATCGCGGCGCTGCAAGAGTCTGTCGAAAGTGTGATCCGCGGCAAGCACGAAGCGGTTAAGCTTGCGATGGTCGCATTGCTTGCCCGCGGCCATCTTCTTATCGAGGATGTCCCGGGCATTGGTAAGACGACGCTCGCTAATGCCTTGGCAAAGGCTCTTGGCCTTACGTTCAAACGTATTCAGTTCACTTCCGACCTGTTGCCGTCAGATGTTACAGGCCTTTCGGTCTTTAATCAGAAGACGGGCGAATTTGAATGGAACGCCGGGCCGATCTTCGCGAACGTCGTTCTTGCCGATGAGATCAACCGCGCAACCCCAAAGGCGCAGTCGGCACTTCTGGAGGCAATGGCTGAGGAACAGGTCACCGCGGACGGCATTACACGTCCGCTCCCGGCTCCGTTCATTGTTATAGCGACGCAAAATCCTTCGGAGCATCACGGTACGTATCCGCTGCCGGAGTCGCAGCTCGACCGGTTTATGCTGCGGCTGAATATCGGCTATCCGCACGCCGATGATGAGAAAACCCTTCTGCGAGATCGCGAATTGAGCGACCCGATCGAGACGGTCCGGCCCGTTATCCACCGTGAGGATGTGCTCGAACTTCAGGCCTTGGCAGCCGAAGTTCGCGTTGATGACATTTTGCTTGACTATCTGTTGAAGATCGTCGCGGAAACGCGCTCGCCTGAGCGCATCCGGCTTGGGGCAAGTCCGCGTGCTTCGCTGGCACTCTTCCGCGTTGCACAAGCTCTCGCGTTGGTCGAGGGCCGTTCATATTGCATCGCCGACGACATCAAACGTTCGGTCATACCATGCTTTTCACACCGCATAGTTGTCGGCAGCCGCAGCGGCAGCTCGGCATCTGATGCTCTTAACGAGATCCTCGACTCAGTGCCGGTCCCCGTCTAA